A single genomic interval of Mycolicibacterium holsaticum DSM 44478 = JCM 12374 harbors:
- the glnA gene encoding type I glutamate--ammonia ligase: protein MDRQKEFVLRTLEERDIRFVRLWFTDVLGYLKSVAIAPAELEGAFEEGIGFDGSAIEGFARASEADMVARPDPSTFQVLPWTSSSGEHHSARMFCDITMPDGSPSWADSRHVLRRQLSKASDLGFSCYVHPEIEFFLLKPGEDDGSPPVPADNGGYFDQAVHDAAPNFRRHAIDALEQVGISVEFSHHEGAPGQQEIDLRYADALSMADNVMTFRYVVKEIALGEGVRATFMPKPFAEHPGSAMHTHMSLFEGDTNAFHSPEDPLQLSNVAKSFIAGILEHANEISAVTNQWVNSYKRLVHGGEAPTAASWGAANRSALVRVPMYTPRKASSRRVEVRSPDSACNPYLTFAVLLAAGLRGIEKDYVLGPEAEDNVWNLTSEERSAMGYKELPSSLGMALTEMENSELVAEALGEHVFDYFLRNKHAEWENYRSHVTPYELKSYLSL from the coding sequence ATGGATCGGCAGAAGGAATTCGTGCTGCGCACGCTGGAAGAACGCGATATCCGCTTCGTCCGGCTGTGGTTCACCGACGTGCTCGGATACCTCAAATCGGTCGCGATCGCGCCCGCCGAACTCGAAGGGGCCTTCGAGGAGGGCATCGGCTTCGACGGTTCGGCGATCGAGGGCTTCGCCCGCGCGTCGGAGGCCGACATGGTCGCCCGGCCCGACCCGTCGACATTCCAGGTGCTGCCGTGGACCTCCAGCTCCGGCGAGCACCATTCGGCGCGGATGTTCTGCGACATCACCATGCCCGACGGCTCCCCGTCGTGGGCGGATTCGCGCCACGTGCTGCGCAGGCAGCTGTCCAAGGCCAGTGACCTGGGGTTCTCCTGCTACGTGCATCCCGAGATCGAGTTCTTCTTGCTCAAGCCGGGGGAGGACGACGGAAGCCCGCCTGTGCCCGCCGACAACGGCGGCTACTTCGACCAGGCCGTACACGACGCCGCCCCCAACTTCCGCCGCCACGCCATCGACGCGCTCGAGCAGGTCGGCATCTCGGTGGAGTTCAGCCACCACGAAGGCGCGCCCGGCCAGCAGGAGATCGACCTGCGCTACGCCGACGCGTTGTCGATGGCCGACAACGTCATGACGTTCCGCTACGTCGTCAAGGAAATCGCGCTGGGCGAGGGGGTGCGCGCCACCTTCATGCCCAAACCGTTCGCCGAACACCCCGGGTCGGCCATGCACACCCACATGAGCCTGTTCGAGGGCGACACCAACGCGTTCCACAGCCCCGAGGATCCGCTGCAGCTGTCCAACGTCGCCAAGTCCTTCATCGCAGGCATCCTCGAGCACGCCAACGAGATCAGCGCCGTCACCAACCAGTGGGTGAACTCCTACAAGCGGCTGGTGCACGGCGGGGAAGCCCCGACGGCGGCGTCGTGGGGTGCGGCCAACCGCTCGGCGCTGGTTCGGGTACCGATGTACACCCCGCGCAAGGCGTCGTCGCGCCGCGTCGAGGTGCGCAGCCCCGACTCGGCGTGCAACCCGTATCTGACCTTCGCCGTGCTGCTGGCCGCGGGCCTGCGCGGTATCGAAAAGGACTACGTGCTGGGCCCGGAGGCCGAGGACAACGTCTGGAACCTCACGTCCGAGGAACGCAGCGCAATGGGCTACAAGGAGCTGCCGTCCAGCCTGGGGATGGCGTTGACCGAGATGGAGAACTCCGAACTGGTCGCAGAAGCGTTGGGCGAGCATGTCTTCGACTACTTCCTGCGCAACAAGCACGCCGAGTGGGAGAACTACCGCAGCCACGTCACGCCCTACGAGCTGAAGTCGTATCTGTCCCTGTAG